In Pedobacter heparinus DSM 2366, the following are encoded in one genomic region:
- a CDS encoding DUF6443 domain-containing protein, which produces MKLYQNLTPQRAWKYIAVCLVAGFTSSNAQHLTLNTYSNQTEIKATGSITLTDGFYIPAGKNVRIFTGASFQQCVDLVSTPSADQNYISTKVFKKEGVNEGNINATLSTCEVNQTVQYFDGLGRPLQTVTVQGSPGFKDVVQPVDYDAFGREQFKYLPYSTVTGANGSFKPSAITSQAGFYNSPPAGVATITNTAFSESRFEPSPLNRVLEQGSPGASWQLSAGHTQKMEYGSNNSTDYAVRLYQAVPSATPGEEHKRILSGTGYYTANELYLSISKDENWASTDGKAGTTEEYKDKEDRVVLKRVFNYKNDVTETLSTYYVYDDLGNLSFVLPPGANPDALALPSQTLQDQFCYQYRYDGRKRLIEKKLPGKDWEYMVYNKLDQLVLSQDSLQRVANQWLFTKYDALGRVAITGVYGDGASRSSLAGTLNSQSVLWENRLGSGTDYDNGSFPQNNIAWYHTINYYDDYNFPGNSFPQPDGVTQMSASRVKGLQTGSFVYQVNSSTRYLSVNYYDKDGRVLKTAAENHLGGTDLTENTWNFAGELTGSTRTHSSGSGPATTIATRHEYDHMGRKKATMESINGQPEVVLSKLDYNELGQLSKKWLHSTDNGTSFLQHTDYAYNERGWLSNSRSDQFSIRLKYDDGTVPQYNGNIANQNWGAATTYPNTFTYGYDKLNRLLSGVSTGAISMSEVLSYDVMGNISTLNRDGAGAGSYIYEGNRLKSISGGGLAAGSYAYDGNGNAVTDGRTGVNLTYNHLNLPITVNGSGLNIAYTYDAMGRKLKKVSNMEAPSDYVDGVQYTGGAIEFIMTEEGKARSNGGTYSYEYNLTDHLGNVRYTFYQHPSSGLLERLQSDDYYAFGLRKSGVPISGNNKYLYNGKELQSELGQLDYGARFYDPEIGRWNVIDPLAEKGRRWSPYTYAFNNPMRFTDPDGMWPDDGYGPGDDELIGVQTGMAIGGAIRDGIHGLRTLVAAAGDALGINKAAPGMKWQSVDSEGGTLGYSMAQVPSEGGLKDALGHLGDGANALAFNGSLAKGTTGTLLAKTGQEGRAASEGVKIIKDGDAASNMLNPFDLTPTHGTTGSNLKKVEALIKKDGGITDPVKYIEHKGNKYIVDGHHRVQAAKKLGFSQVPVQAEQLPYGSYRTTADFQFTKH; this is translated from the coding sequence ATGAAATTATATCAGAATTTAACGCCCCAAAGGGCATGGAAATATATCGCTGTTTGCTTAGTGGCAGGTTTTACCAGTTCAAATGCCCAGCACCTTACGCTGAACACTTACAGCAACCAGACTGAAATTAAAGCTACCGGGAGTATAACGCTGACGGATGGATTTTACATCCCTGCGGGCAAGAATGTAAGGATCTTTACCGGGGCGAGTTTCCAGCAATGTGTGGACCTGGTAAGTACCCCAAGTGCAGATCAGAATTACATCAGTACCAAGGTATTTAAAAAAGAAGGGGTAAATGAAGGGAACATCAATGCCACACTGAGTACCTGCGAGGTAAACCAGACCGTACAGTATTTTGATGGATTGGGCAGGCCTTTGCAAACGGTGACGGTACAGGGCAGTCCCGGCTTTAAGGATGTGGTGCAGCCTGTTGACTATGATGCCTTTGGCCGGGAGCAGTTCAAATACCTGCCTTACTCTACTGTTACAGGTGCCAATGGCAGCTTTAAGCCTTCTGCAATAACCAGTCAGGCAGGTTTTTACAACAGCCCCCCGGCAGGTGTGGCCACGATTACAAACACGGCCTTTTCAGAGAGCAGGTTTGAACCTTCACCTTTGAACCGGGTACTGGAACAGGGATCCCCCGGTGCCAGCTGGCAGCTTAGTGCCGGTCATACCCAGAAAATGGAGTACGGCTCCAACAACAGTACAGACTATGCAGTACGGTTGTATCAGGCTGTACCCTCTGCAACCCCCGGAGAAGAACACAAACGGATACTCAGCGGAACAGGTTATTACACTGCCAATGAACTGTACCTGAGCATCAGCAAGGACGAGAACTGGGCAAGTACCGATGGCAAAGCCGGTACCACAGAAGAATATAAGGACAAAGAGGACAGGGTAGTGCTGAAGCGTGTATTTAATTATAAAAATGATGTGACTGAAACCCTAAGCACCTATTATGTGTATGATGACCTGGGGAACTTAAGTTTTGTGCTGCCACCAGGTGCAAACCCGGATGCCCTGGCCCTGCCTTCCCAGACACTGCAGGACCAGTTCTGTTACCAGTACCGTTACGATGGGCGTAAAAGGCTGATTGAAAAGAAGCTTCCGGGCAAGGACTGGGAATACATGGTGTACAACAAACTGGACCAGCTGGTGCTGAGCCAGGACTCCTTGCAAAGGGTAGCTAACCAGTGGCTGTTTACCAAATACGATGCTTTGGGCAGGGTAGCAATTACCGGTGTATACGGAGATGGGGCTTCCAGGAGCAGCCTGGCCGGTACATTGAACAGCCAGAGCGTACTTTGGGAAAACAGGCTGGGTAGCGGGACCGATTATGACAACGGTTCATTCCCTCAGAACAACATTGCCTGGTACCATACGATCAATTACTACGACGATTACAATTTTCCGGGCAATAGCTTTCCCCAGCCTGACGGGGTTACCCAGATGTCGGCCTCCAGGGTAAAAGGACTGCAGACGGGCAGTTTTGTTTACCAGGTGAACAGCAGTACCCGTTACCTGAGCGTGAACTATTATGACAAAGATGGCCGGGTGCTCAAAACAGCAGCAGAGAACCATTTGGGCGGTACAGACCTTACGGAGAATACCTGGAACTTTGCCGGTGAGCTGACGGGCAGTACCCGTACCCATAGTAGTGGCTCGGGCCCAGCCACTACTATTGCCACCCGGCATGAATACGACCATATGGGAAGGAAGAAGGCGACCATGGAATCCATTAACGGTCAGCCTGAAGTGGTGCTGAGCAAGCTGGACTACAATGAACTGGGGCAGCTGAGCAAAAAATGGCTGCACAGTACGGATAATGGAACAAGCTTTTTGCAACATACGGATTATGCCTATAACGAACGGGGCTGGCTGAGCAACAGTAGATCAGACCAGTTCAGTATAAGGTTGAAGTACGACGATGGCACCGTACCGCAGTACAATGGCAATATCGCTAACCAGAACTGGGGAGCAGCGACGACCTACCCCAATACTTTTACCTATGGATACGATAAGCTGAACCGCTTACTGAGCGGGGTAAGTACCGGGGCGATATCGATGAGTGAAGTGCTGAGTTATGATGTGATGGGCAACATCAGTACCCTGAACAGGGATGGAGCAGGAGCGGGCAGCTATATTTACGAAGGCAACAGGCTGAAGAGCATCTCAGGTGGCGGGCTGGCTGCCGGGAGTTATGCCTATGACGGGAATGGGAATGCGGTTACCGATGGGCGTACCGGTGTAAACTTAACCTATAACCACCTGAACTTACCCATCACTGTTAATGGATCGGGACTGAACATTGCCTATACCTATGATGCAATGGGCAGGAAACTGAAAAAGGTGAGTAACATGGAGGCCCCTTCAGATTATGTGGATGGGGTACAATACACCGGAGGGGCAATAGAGTTCATCATGACCGAGGAGGGTAAAGCGAGGAGCAATGGTGGTACCTACAGCTATGAGTATAACCTGACAGACCATTTGGGTAATGTGCGGTATACGTTCTATCAACACCCATCCAGTGGTTTGCTGGAACGTTTACAAAGTGACGATTATTATGCTTTTGGTTTAAGAAAATCAGGAGTTCCAATTTCTGGAAATAATAAATATCTTTACAATGGCAAGGAGTTGCAAAGTGAGCTGGGACAGCTCGATTATGGTGCAAGGTTCTATGACCCGGAGATTGGAAGGTGGAACGTGATTGATCCGTTAGCTGAGAAGGGAAGAAGATGGTCACCATATACCTATGCATTTAATAACCCAATGAGATTTACGGATCCCGATGGTATGTGGCCAGACGATGGCTATGGCCCGGGAGATGACGAATTGATTGGTGTTCAAACCGGAATGGCCATAGGGGGTGCGATTAGAGATGGTATACATGGACTCAGAACACTTGTAGCAGCTGCTGGTGACGCTTTAGGTATAAACAAGGCTGCCCCCGGAATGAAATGGCAATCTGTAGACAGTGAAGGTGGCACATTAGGGTACAGTATGGCTCAGGTTCCTAGTGAAGGTGGTTTAAAAGATGCCCTAGGTCATCTGGGTGATGGTGCAAATGCTTTAGCTTTCAATGGTTCTCTGGCTAAAGGTACAACGGGTACATTATTGGCTAAAACAGGTCAGGAAGGTCGAGCGGCAAGTGAAGGTGTGAAAATTATTAAGGATGGAGATGCTGCAAGTAATATGCTTAATCCTTTTGATTTAACGCCTACACATGGTACAACAGGATCAAACTTAAAAAAAGTGGAAGCGTTAATTAAAAAAGATGGCGGGATAACTGACCCAGTAAAATACATAGAACATAAAGGCAACAAATATATAGTTGATGGTCACCATCGTGTGCAGGCAGCTAAAAAGTTAGGGTTTTCACAAGTGCCGGTGCAAGCAGAGCAATTGCCTTACGGAAGCTATAGGACAACGGCAGATTTTCAATTTACAAAACACTAA
- a CDS encoding tyrosine-type recombinase/integrase, which produces MLSGKKEPALLLNANGKRLKTAFERMQKLRSASGIKKPIGPHTLRHSIATHLLQSGMKLEQIQRFLGHSSLESTQIYTHIVHEQL; this is translated from the coding sequence CTGCTCAGCGGTAAAAAGGAACCGGCGTTATTACTAAATGCCAACGGAAAAAGATTAAAGACTGCTTTTGAGCGGATGCAGAAACTACGGTCAGCATCAGGGATAAAGAAGCCAATCGGCCCACATACTTTACGACACAGCATTGCTACACACCTGTTGCAGTCTGGTATGAAGCTTGAACAGATCCAGCGGTTCTTAGGACATAGCAGCCTGGAAAGCACACAGATCTATACACATATTGTCCATGAACAGCTTTGA